In Micropterus dolomieu isolate WLL.071019.BEF.003 ecotype Adirondacks linkage group LG09, ASM2129224v1, whole genome shotgun sequence, the DNA window TGCAGTAATATGGTGTTGGAATAATCTGAAATATTTTCTCCCGACTGGCAAAATTCATTTGAATGCCCCTAAAGTCGGAACACCAAACTGGTAAGTCTGCAAAGACTTGCCAAGTTGACACCATATTACGCAGAAACATGGTGGACGAAAGTTAACgttttttattaattcaggtattgcatatacattttttgctcacatgtaatttgtaatatggtattaggctgtattattgtattattagaATTAACCCTAACAACAGGTCAggtaaagcaatattttagtggttttgGCAAATGTAGCGTACTGGTGCAGCAACAAATCTGGGACAAATTCACTAAGCTTCAAACTGTTTCAACATACTTTAAAAGCAACATCACATCGCCCAGACGCTATGAAAAAACGTTTGTTTATCCACATTTCAACTTAAAGCTCATGAACACAATGAAGTCAGAAGACTTGGAAATTGAACCATCCCAGTAGCCTGATAAACTTACAGGGACTCACATACATCAGAGTACATGAATGCTCAAATGAGTCAAGATGTCTCAGAGAGTGCATTATTTATCCTGTTTCAGGGTCAGTGTCATATCATTGAAGTTACACATCGTTACTGAACTATGAACAGTATGTTGCAAAGACATGTCTTGTTTTTCCATGTCAAACACCACATCACCCTCGGAGTCCAGGGTGGCAACAGTCTATTTGCATTGTGGGTAAGGTTGgcgccaggttttgacaagaatgtgcagaacaaaaaaagatgacacctcttttttttaactgtccATTGTGTGTCTGACAACATGATCATGCTAAATAATCTCAAATCAATCATTATTTTGTATGACTTGGTTCACCCCGTCAAGGGGCATCATATTCCTCTCATCAAAGGATTGAACTTCTGAAGCCTGGACTTGTCATGTTGCACTACAGACATCCGTACTGCAGCCCACActctccctccatcactctcaGCACATAAATGTTAGACTTCTATATTAATGAGTATGTGGGCAGCTGGTGAGCTGGCATCACGCAGACACCACTCACAGCGCCAGAATGAAGAAAATGAGAGCTTTGTAAAAGTATATTATCAGTGTGGACTTTTTTGGGTTGTTGACACGGAAGGTAAATTGTGCTGGGAATTGGTCTGCTTCTTAGTAACATTACCTCAACCTAACACACAAGCATCCCCGCTAACAGATACATTCACCATCCTCTCCAATCTCCagcttctcctccctctcctctttcgCCTCACCTCTTCCTCCCCTGTGCCTATTTCTGTCGTCTTATTTGGAGTCATTGACAGAAGTGCGACACCCTCCCCACCCCTCCACCCAATctcctccatccctcctccCATCTCACCCTGCTGTTACAGTCGCTGTGGTCTCCCTGCCCCTGCAACACCCCCGCCGAGCTCACGCGGTTAGTACAGTCTGCCTGTGCTCTCTCCTTATAAGGGCAAAATACAttgacagaggcagagagagggggcTGTACCAGCACAAGCAGGCAGGTAGGGGGACAGTGGCTTTAAcaggaggggagaaagagagagatgatgaTGTGGAGGCAGAGGAGCAGAGATTAGGAAATAATGAACAGGGAGGAGGTGGGATGAAGATGGCCAGGGAGAAAGGGTGATAGGGATTGTACGATAAGAAGTAAGGTTCAATTGAAGGTTTGGGGCTTTTGAAAGCAAATAGCAACATTTTTTAACAGAGGAGGCAGGTAGCATATATTTTTGTGGCAGTTTGTGTGAATCAATTTTCTGCCTCATGGAAAAGATATTTTAAGATCTACTTTTCCTCCCTGaattttatttcattgcagGGCAGAAAGACCTGCAAagaaacacaataacacaatgtcCCAATGGACAGAGGGACACTATCCACTATTAGCGCAGTTAATTGTATTAGAAACTGATGATATTTAGTCTCAATACTAAATATTTGTAAAGAACCCTGATTCTAACTttctaaatgttatttttggaAAGACAAATGATACCATGTCTCGAAAGCTGATCAAAGCACCGAGCAATTTAAGTAGTTTGCCTTATGCAAACCACAAATCTTCATGTCAAGATCAGCAAGCATGCCAGCAAGTCATTGAGTCTGGCTTATTGGCTAGAAGCAGTGTTCAGAAACTCTACCTGCATCTATAATGATGCTATTGTTTGTCTGTGGCATCAGCGACTGTTATCAGCATCATCATTATTTAATCATCAATATCCGTCTCCTCCTCATCGTGATCATCACAGCGATCATATGGGCTGATTGTCATCATATTCACGTAAATATGTTCCAGAATGCTTTCATTGAGTGTGATCACATGTCACTTTCCAATCAATTCACCATCAATGAAGCATTGATCTGTTattcaaacaaaacactttGTATCCCTtgaaatggggggggggggggggggggggggagtctGGTCAACATGAAATTTCTAATAAAAATCGGTTGTGTCAAACACACTTCATGTAGAAAAGAGTCGTTTTTTTGAATGAGCGTGATCAGCTGTAACTACAAAGTTCAGTGTCTTCTGGAGTGTGGTGTGTGCCAGCGAGTGTGTGGGAGAGTTAGGCATCTCCATTTCTTGTACAAGTGACGGAGAACAGGTAAAGTTTTTCCCCTCttaagcctgtgtgtgtgtgtgtgtgtgtgtgtgtgttggttctGTTGGTTCAGCTGGAGCATTTCTCAGCGTCACACCTCCTGTGTAGCAGGAGGCCTGGTCTGCCTGTGAGGACTGGACAGGTGCTAATTGGGCTCTGAAGCTTCTGAATGGAGGTGCCTGCTATGAATGGAAGTGAATGTGGAGAGCAGCAAGCAGCAATCAGCGTAAGCAGCACCACACTCTGCAGTAACACACTTCCTCTCTGTGTACTGGTATCCTTCTCAGTTAAGTTAAAAAGACCCCTCGTTTTGTTGCAGATGGAGGGATGACACCCCTTTGGGAACGATGCGAGAAGAGAGATGCAAATCCATTTAGTCACAGATCCCTAAGTGGAGTAAAAGGCAGACGCAGGAGGGGAAGAGAGGGGAATTAAACCAACAAAACACAAGGCTGCTAAGTGTGTCAGCATCTTTGAGAGGAGGCAGGCGGGGGCCGTTAATGgcgttgtgtttgtgtgtgtttttttcggCACATTATCAGTATGAAACATCTGCTCTTGTTAATCTTAAACAACCTATAGGCAACACTTCATTTACTCCGAGTAATTCCCCCACAGAGACAAATCTTAAACCCACCCTAAAGCCCACATAGATCTTAGAAGAAAATAGATCAGATGAATAAATAGGATCTTGATTCAGGAGGAGTTTGGAGATAAGCATTTTTCTCAATCATCTCTCCTCTCAGAACGTAAAACAGCGAACCATGCCCTCCATCACGTCTCTCCATCGGCACTCCCTTTGAAGGAATCAGGAGAATGAAAactgttgagagagagagagcgatgaGTCTTGATAGCTCTCTCTGGTGTGTCGGTTATGTAAAGAGGCTGTGATATAACTCGAAGGGAGACATGGAGTTTATGGGATGAGTAAACTGAAGGACGTGCAAGAGCAAGGTCACAAGTTTACACTGAGTGTATACGTGCATATAAAAACAAGAGGCTCTTTTTATGTGAAAGTGGCAGTAGTTAATAACATGGTACAATAAAACACTATATACTCTTTTCCCAAACTCTGGGTACCTTTACCAGGACAAATATGTAGGTAtgagggaagaagacaagaagtCAAGGAGTTAGGAGGTAACAACTTTGGGTTTCAGAGAGATTGGGACATTAATTACAGTTACTAGCTGTAAGTCTCTGGATATGGCTGAAAAAATAAGCCAGTTAGTAACGTCTATCACGTGTCTGCAGTAAAATCttacttctctctctttctcctattggaacaaaaacacaacaacacatcagtgagacTGAAACGTGACTGCTCCACATCGCTCTGAACACACTGTACATCAGTGGCAGAGATTTACTTGCCAAGGCTCACAAGTACAGTACCACTTGCTAGCAACACACTGCTAAAAAACATTGTTGGAATTATGTTCTCGGTATTGTACATATTTTCATTCAGTCACTGGAGAGAGAAAACCCCCCACTAGTAACAACATAGCCGTCGTCACACTGTATTTGTTCATCTTCACTCTACTTTTGTACCTACTGGGATATACAGCAAGAGATTCATTGGTACTCCCTATGTACTAAATATTTACCCTGTGATTTGTGGGCTGTAATCTAAAGTGTTACTCTTTTGTCGTGTTAAATACTCGACAATTCTTCTTCAGGCCCCTAAAAGTACTTAAATAAAGCAATCTGAATGTAGACATGTAATCAGTATTTTACTTTAACAGACACAAGCCAAAACGTTTGAAAGCCACTGCAGTAATGTAATGACAACACGGATATATCTGCTTGctgtgtcaaaaaaaaaaaagtcttattATTTAGCTGTGACTTACTCATGGTGAGGATCCAGGCTGACTCTGAAAAGCTTTTGGCTCAAAACGAGATGTGACGCACAGTTGGATGAGGCACAGTTACACAGTTACTGGGTAAAGGGAAGGGGTTAATACATTATTTGTGTATGTCTATGAGCGTCTGCATCAGTGCCAATGAGGGAAGCTGCAGGGGTGGGGGTTGGGTGTTCCAGAAATTGGCAATTGCCCTTCACCCTTCCCCCTTGTTGGGCACCCACATGGACAGACAGACTAGAAAAGGGAGGAGGGAAGTAAGCCAGGGAGAGAAGATGGGAAGGATGCCAGTATGTCTTCCCCCTGACACCCAGATGATCCTCGCGGCCTGCCTCCTCTGCGTGCAGATCCAGTTAAACACTATCAGTTGAAAACAGATCCTGGATTACTACAGCTTTAGGGGTGAGCGTCCATCCCTATACAGTCCATATGAAAAACAAATCCTTTTTTCTATCTTCACATACAGACACgcactgtactgtacatccCGCCATGTTTCCATATGTGTCTAGACTGGAGTTTCCCAGTAACCCTTAGTCGTCCAGacctctccttccctcctgAGGCTGAGCTGATTAACAGTAATAGGGAACAACAATGCATGATAATGTGAATTATAATGGACCAATGGAGGTGGCCTTTGGCCCTATGCTCCACATGAGGGCAATGGCACAGTAATGGTGTACATGGGCCCTGCAGGGACAGgccagacaaagacaaaagcaTGCCAGACTGTAGGTTAATGTAAGTGGAACAGACATGGAAGGCCTGGAGGGCGTGTACATAGGTCGTCCACATGGtctacacacagagaaagatgaGGAAATTAGTTTATTTTGAACTATAAATATATTGATGCCTGCCAGTGTACACATAACGCAATGAGGTCACCCTGCAGCTCCAGCTTTCATATTGTTACACATTAAAAGATGAATGGCACTCAACCTAAAAACACAGCATTTTCTGGCTCCTGAAAAGCTGATATTTTAGAGATTATGTGGTTTTGACTCAAGAGCAGCCAAGTGTGGTCGcagagttttgtttttgcagcagCCACAGCAGTTATTGGCCTCCCCTCCTCTTGATGGCCAGCTGTTGTTCAGCCAGCCCGTCTTCCCCTCAACCCCCTTCACATTTACAATATAAATTGTCTAAGAGGACCTAGAGAACACACATTGACTCTGAGATTGGAGGTCTTATCCCAAGTGACTTCCAACTTGTCTCACTCAGGAGAGGTGAAGAGGTCAGGCTATCTACTCTGGAGAGGATCCCTCTGTGTCtttggtacacacacacacacacacaaacacacacaaagtgaaatagacagagagatagaaTTTGTCCCCTTTCACCTCATCTATCACTCAACAAATTGGACTCTGTCTCCCATGCAGTGTGTGGTGTCTGGTTATAAGGAGCTGTAAGAGATGGAGCTGACAGCTAACCGATATTAATGAGACTCATCTACTGatatttctctcactctctacAACTCATTGGTCCTATATTTTCTTGCTCCTCTTTTCCTCGTTTTTTCTATCATATCATCATTCTAACATATCAGTGATGGATAACTACTCTCAGGGTTTGGGGCTAATGATGAAAACTGTGAGGAAACTTAAGACACAGTGGCCTGTATTAATCACCctgcttttttgtcttttgttttacataatATTCTTACTATTGTCTGTGTGTAAAACTGTGGATAGAGAAAGCCTCATGGCTTGGCACCATTTCTTATGGAACCATGATTGTTCATCCAAGCTTTCATAGTTTCTAAGGTAAGGATTAAAATTCTGatggattctgattctgatggaTACGTTTTAGGTTAAGTCTTTAATTTACGacaataacaaatgttaaatgatCTTGATATctctaaaattaaataaaaggtaTAAATTAAAATCCAGTTCCTATATAGTGAAGATACAGCATGTATCCCACAAATGTGACGTTGCTATTAGATCCAGACtcagaaagacaacaaacaccTCTGTCAGGAAAAACTCCCTTAGTAGATGTCCACTGTTCATCACAGGCACTTCACACCCCGGCCAAAACAAATGTGAGTTTCCCCCCTCTGGCAGCTGCTACAGGGTACCGAGCTTCAAAGCAAGCAGACACAAGAACTGATTCTTCCCACAGGACATCACACTCATAAACAGTAAACTCAGCTATGTGAATGTCTCCCTACAGTGTCTGAACTATCCCCAGCGATTACTCTGCAATTACTATTGTTAtagctgtgtatgtgtatataggGTATTTATATACTGTGCTGTACATAATATTTCCAATTCAAATATTATCATCTTCACTAACAGCCTGTATAGCCTGGAATATGCAATAGCCGTCCACACAGCCAactctacatttatttttctttaccaCTCTGAATCCCCATTAAAATAACTATTTATTCCAGTGTTCTTTGTATTACTATTCATCCTGTACGTTTAGTACACACAGTGAGCATGTGTACCTTGTATATAGACATCATACATCCATTTAATTATCTTTACTGTTTTTTACAGTTTAACTGTTTGACATGCTGTGTGAGTACACTTAGTGCTTGTAATTCAATAGATTCTGATTGATTCTAATTGGCTGTATATTGTTGGCAGTGGGAACGAGTACTTATATTGCAAAGGCTTGGGGGTAATTATTGAAATGTCTGTGCTCTGATTTAATttagcatttactgtatttttaagtTGTAGTTGCAGCATTATCTGTATTAGTGTTTGTCCTTCCTTGGACTGCAGCTAGAAGCTACATCTGGtacatctctttctttttggtGTATTTTTTAAGGTTTTTACACATAGTCCATGACAAATAAATTCAATAAACTAATGTTATCAGTGGTTAACAAACATTCTGATCTGTATTACCACAATGTTATCAGCAGACTGTGAAACAAATCAGCCAAACATCTCTGGCTCCACCTGCTGGAGATTTTAGGGAAATAAGTTTTCATTTTGCCAAGTAAAAATATTGGTCCCATTTTTACAGCCGAGTGCACCAAAATGTATATCTGGTATAAATACATGCGTTATGTCACTTTTAGTATAAAGTTTGAGGACAgctcaataaatgttttgaaaattcCTGATTTCTGTCAACCCTGGGTATGAAAGCTAATAACTTCAGTAAACGTACTATAACACAAAAGTTCTTCAACGTGACCATGTTGAATCTACCTCTCTAATACACcagcaaaaaaacccacaaaacaTTATGAGCTTCACCTGCTTTTATTGCAGAGCTACAGTTGTTTTAAAGGTATTTGTTATATTACTTAACAAGTGTAGGCAGAGAGTTTCTGTTAAGTATTTTTTGTGGTGAAGAAGCAACTATTCACTATAACCCAACCAGGCGAGGTAGTAGACGCCTGCCCCGTGTCTAGGTCCTGGTCAAGGTTTCTTCCTGTTCTCCTTGCCAttgtcgccaagtgcttgctcatggtgggaactgttAGGTCTCTGTCAATAAAATTACACAGAGAATGTTCTAGACCTGCTctaaatgaaaagtgcaattaGATTATGGTTATGCTAATGAATTGGCACTATAGAAATAATatactgtctctgtgtgtactgaGCTGATCCCTTTATGCATTTTGTTTGATTGTAGTCATGTTGTCAAGTTTGTATGCAAACATACCCTTTTCCCCCCATTATAAGTCTCTATACTGTGAAACACAGCTTGGGACAACTCAATGGACCTACAGCAAAAAACCTTTGTGTGTAAATATCCATCCatgtttattatgtttaaatatgaggACTTTTACACTGTGTCTGGTTTCTTGAGCACAGGTTTCACAGAAATAAGATCTATCAATCTactcataaaaaacacaaatggcaCAATGTAACACAATCATGAGCATTAATGAGAATATTGTCCTTTTGAAAAAGATCTTCTTTGCCTTCTGTAACTTAGTAGTCTCTGTGTCATGTCACAAAATATCAGGGAGaaaaaaactgttcaaaaaTTGTGggtaaaaatatatgtatataaaaataaaaatcaatatcTGTATTTTGTAGAATAATCCTTTGGAGACACCACCAGACCTCTTCCTTTTCTGGCTCCTCGGTACACTGTTTCAACAATGTCTATCATCTCCTGCTTGTCCTCCATTGTCCAGTTgatcttgttgttgttgccggTGCCCAAATCAATCATGATGTGTTTGTTCCTGAAAAACACCAATAACAACATAAAGTTCTTAAGTTGTACAGTATTAccacaacactgacaaacagGAAGGCTTTATATGACAAGGTCCTCATACGGCAACCGAGTTCATTTCAATTATTTCATCATTCAAATAACATTTACGTTGATATTTTGAAATCTAGACATTGTGTgccttacctgaagaagaacaTGACAGTGCAGGGGTCATACAACTCGTACATTTTGTTGAAGTCAGGCACTTCCGTGATGTCCACCAGGTAAATGACTGCAAAATTCTTCACCTGTCAGGATGTACGTTGGCAGAATATTAATACAACAGTAAACCATCAAGGTATAATTATGAATGAAAGTAAAGGCagaacaacacaacacagaaagGTCAGTTTctggattaaacaaaaaaaattctctattgataattattttattttacaaattaaaagtaCCTGCTTTGTTAGTTCACTCTACCATGCATGTAATAAACTGGGTTCTTTACACGACACTTAAACCTGCTAACCTACatttaaaagttacatttatGATAATATAAACATACTGTTCACAGACTGCCACAAACCTCCTTTCCACCTCTAAACCACCTAACCTGTAATAATAACTCACCTTTTAAGGTAGGTTTAAGGTTTAAGGTTACTGttagaaaaaaaatgataaaagttACATCTTTAATAAATGATTGCAATTCCCCAGCTTTTTAAACAGCCTTAATAGCTTTGGGCAGCATGTACTGAAAACGGTCTGCAAATTGCTGACTGAGAGTAAGATGCCCCAAGATAATATATTGTAAAGGGAAATCTTAGT includes these proteins:
- the txnl4a gene encoding thioredoxin-like protein 4A, which produces MSYMLPHLHNGWQVDQAILSEEDRVLVIRFGHDWDPTCMKMDEVLYSIAEKVKNFAVIYLVDITEVPDFNKMYELYDPCTVMFFFRNKHIMIDLGTGNNNKINWTMEDKQEMIDIVETVYRGARKGRGLVVSPKDYSTKYRY